The following coding sequences lie in one Gemmatimonadaceae bacterium genomic window:
- a CDS encoding glycosyltransferase family 4 protein: MGGSLGGGDVNAFASAPTGQGRTVLYVYDGDWPWRATRVAKQTRSLAAAGHRVVLISRNDRCQPRVEQTEWMTVRRLPCTAARPINRVINFPFPANPVWYFSILRAAVDCGADCIVVRDLPLALTALAVGRRLGLPVVYDMAEVYPEFLRDRVEFGRASFLDRIVKNPSGAERVERAVLRRADAVVVVSDESRDRCVRLGVPANRIVHVGNTPEDLEAIGAVPRDPSRDAPAFDEFSLLFVGILMWDRGVADVVRALPLIREAFPKTRLVVAGDGDERGEIERLVAESGLEASVDLLGWREHASLPELYAAADVGLLPFRAGRHVKITLANKLFDYMAAGVPIVASDLPPMRRVLDETHAGVFFAPGDSASLASAVISLLRDRATRRRLADNGRRAAAEKYNWREDEKRFLEIFASTRAPVSGRPLSPRGAATVR, encoded by the coding sequence ATGGGTGGATCATTGGGCGGCGGCGACGTGAACGCCTTCGCTTCGGCGCCGACCGGCCAGGGCAGAACGGTTCTCTACGTCTACGACGGCGACTGGCCCTGGCGTGCCACGCGCGTCGCGAAGCAGACCCGAAGCTTGGCGGCCGCGGGGCATCGCGTGGTTCTGATCTCGCGAAACGACCGATGTCAGCCTCGCGTCGAACAGACGGAATGGATGACGGTCCGGCGCCTTCCGTGCACCGCCGCGCGGCCGATCAATCGCGTCATCAATTTTCCGTTTCCGGCCAATCCAGTCTGGTACTTCTCGATTCTGCGGGCGGCCGTGGATTGCGGCGCGGATTGCATCGTCGTGCGGGATCTGCCTCTCGCGCTCACGGCGCTCGCCGTCGGCCGGCGACTCGGCCTCCCCGTCGTCTATGACATGGCGGAGGTGTATCCGGAATTCCTGCGCGATCGCGTCGAATTCGGCCGTGCGTCGTTCCTCGATCGCATCGTGAAGAATCCGAGCGGCGCGGAGCGCGTCGAGCGAGCCGTGCTGCGACGCGCCGACGCGGTGGTCGTCGTCTCCGACGAATCGCGGGACCGCTGCGTCCGGCTCGGCGTGCCGGCGAATCGAATCGTCCACGTCGGAAACACGCCCGAAGACCTCGAGGCGATCGGCGCCGTGCCTCGAGATCCCTCGCGCGACGCCCCGGCCTTCGACGAGTTCAGTCTCTTGTTCGTCGGCATTCTCATGTGGGACCGCGGCGTCGCCGACGTCGTGCGAGCGCTGCCGCTGATCCGCGAAGCATTCCCTAAGACGCGACTCGTCGTCGCCGGCGACGGCGACGAGCGCGGAGAAATCGAACGACTCGTCGCCGAGTCCGGCCTCGAGGCGAGCGTCGACCTGCTGGGGTGGAGGGAGCACGCTTCGCTCCCCGAGCTTTATGCAGCCGCGGACGTCGGGCTTCTGCCCTTTCGCGCCGGACGGCACGTGAAAATCACACTCGCCAACAAGCTGTTCGATTACATGGCCGCCGGCGTCCCGATCGTCGCATCGGATTTGCCGCCGATGCGGCGCGTTCTCGACGAAACGCACGCGGGCGTCTTCTTCGCGCCCGGCGACTCGGCATCACTCGCCTCCGCCGTGATCTCGCTTCTCCGCGATCGTGCGACGCGTCGGCGGCTCGCCGACAACGGGCGGCGAGCCGCCGCCGAGAAGTACAACTGGCGCGAAGATGAAAAGCGCTTCCTCGAGATCTTCGCGTCGACTCGCGCGCCGGTCAGCGGCCGGCCGCTATCCCCGCGAGGCGCAGCGACAGTCCGTTGA
- a CDS encoding polysaccharide deacetylase family protein, with product MNRRLKRVAESAILASGVPRLTRRAHRSRVLVLAYHNIVPTGEVAEGDATLHLPQREFAQQLDAIRRTHDVVPLASIFDAPGVRGRPRVVITFDDAYAGALDAGLRELARRDMPSTVFVAPGLLGRVTWWDALSRPGGAGLPEAVRNHALVELAGKGDGVVSWAKSSGNFPAELQRRPRIARLEEIERAVAESRVTLGSHTWSHPNLRALTDADVREELSSSFEWLRAWFPDATIPWLSYPYGFWSEPVRDIAAEVGYAAAVRVEGGWVAAEGARAPYEIPRLNVPFGMSVNGLSLRLAGIAAGR from the coding sequence ATGAATCGGCGGCTCAAGCGCGTCGCGGAATCGGCGATCCTCGCGAGCGGAGTGCCCCGCCTCACACGGCGCGCGCACCGCTCGCGCGTGTTGGTGCTCGCGTATCACAACATCGTTCCGACCGGCGAAGTCGCCGAAGGCGATGCGACGCTCCATTTGCCGCAACGCGAGTTCGCCCAGCAGCTCGACGCGATTCGTCGAACGCACGACGTGGTACCGCTGGCGTCGATCTTCGACGCGCCGGGCGTGCGCGGCCGGCCGCGCGTGGTCATCACGTTCGACGACGCCTACGCCGGCGCGCTCGACGCCGGGCTCCGGGAGCTCGCCCGCCGAGACATGCCGTCGACCGTTTTCGTCGCTCCCGGGCTTCTGGGCCGGGTGACCTGGTGGGACGCGCTCTCGCGACCCGGCGGGGCCGGGCTTCCCGAGGCGGTGCGCAACCACGCGCTCGTGGAGCTCGCGGGAAAAGGCGACGGCGTGGTGAGCTGGGCCAAATCCTCCGGGAATTTTCCGGCCGAGCTGCAGCGGCGCCCACGCATCGCCCGACTCGAGGAGATCGAGCGGGCCGTCGCCGAATCGCGCGTGACGCTCGGTTCGCACACGTGGTCGCATCCAAATCTTCGTGCTCTCACCGACGCCGACGTGCGCGAGGAACTTTCGTCGTCGTTCGAATGGCTCAGAGCGTGGTTTCCAGACGCGACGATTCCCTGGCTCAGCTACCCGTATGGGTTCTGGTCGGAGCCGGTCCGCGACATCGCGGCGGAAGTCGGCTACGCCGCCGCCGTTCGCGTCGAGGGCGGATGGGTCGCGGCCGAAGGTGCGCGTGCGCCGTACGAGATTCCTCGCCTCAACGTTCCGTTCGGAATGTCGGTCAACGGACTGTCGCTGCGCCTCGCGGGGATAGCGGCCGGCCGCTGA